GGACATGCAGACCCCGGTCGAAGAGGTGGAATCGGTCCTGCGGCTGGTCCAGCGCTTTGACCCGGCGGGCGTGGGCGCGCGCACGGTGGTCGAGTGCCTGCTCCTGCAGATTGAGGTCGAATATCCCGATGAAGAGGAGCTGAAGACCCTGGTCTTGGAGCATATCGAGGCACTGGAACGGCGCCAGATCCCCAGAATCGCCAAGGCGATGAAGTTGTCCGTCGAGCGCGTCGAAGAACTGTGCGCCATGCTGACGCGTCTCGATCCCTGGCCCGGCTATGAGTATTCGCCCATGCCGCCGCAGTACGTCACCCCGGAGGTTGTCGTCGAGAAGGACGAGAACGACGAATATATCGTGTACCTCACGGACGACCGCACGGCTAGTCTGCGTATCAGCCCCGACTACCGGAAGCTCGCGCGGGACGGGGAAATGCCGAAAGAGACCCGGCAATATGTGCGCGACCGGGTTGAGTCGGCGAAGTGGCTTATCCGTAACATTGAGCAGCGTCAGAACACCATTCTGCGGGTCGCAAAGGCGATTATCGATGTTCAGCGCGAATTCCTGGACAAGGGCGTGGAATACATCAAGCCGCTGACCTTGCAGGAAATAGCGGACAAGGTCGGGATTCACGAGGCGACGGTGAGCCGGACCACTCGCGGCAAGTACATCCAGACCCCGCAGGGCCTCTTTGAACTCAAGTACTTCTTCTCGCCCGGCTTGCGCCGCGACAGCGGCGAAGAACAGTCGTCCAAGAGCATCATGTCGCTCGTGCGCAAGATTGTGGACGAAGAAGACAAGCGCAAGCCCCTGAGCGACCAGAAAATCGCGGACATGCTCAAGGAACAGGGCTTGAATATCGCCCGCCGCACCGTTACCAAGTACCGCGAAGCCATGCATATTCCTTCCACCACCATGCGCAAGGCTTATTGATGCGCCGAAAGACAGGCTGGCTCCCGCCCTATGGCAACCACCAGTGAACGCCGATAGACACCGATGGAGTCTGGACGGGCCTGTCGGTGTCCATCCGTGTTCATCGGTGGACCTCCTCGACCGGCGACAGCGGGGTCTCGACCGCTGCCGTTTCCGCTTGGGGGCCGTCCGTGCGGTAGAGGGCCTGTCCCGTGATGGTGCGCACGCCGGTTTCACCGCCGGGGACGCGCACCCGGTACGAAAACGTCGCGGGAAACTTCGGAATGTCGACCCAGATGAACTGGAGCGGCCCCGGATGGCCCGCGGGCAGCTCCAAAGTCGGTTTCGGCCCCGACGCGATGCCCTCGTAGGTCCAGCCCGCCGGTAATTCCTCGACCACGGCCATCGCCGTGACCGGAAAGGTGTTTTCGTCGTATTCAGGCCCCACTTCGAGGTGCAGCGGCGCGCCCGGCGTGTACCCGCCCGCGGGCGCGCGGCGCCGTTGCGCCTATGTGCAGACCCCGATATCCCTTGGTTACCGCCGACCCCACCATTGATTTCAGTTTAGCACCCCTCAAGTCAAGAGGCAAGGGTCAAAATATTAAACCAGATTCCCTGCGTAACAGATGGTAGCCGATATATTCAGTGCGCGGGCCGGGAAACCGGCGCGGTTTGCCGGCGGGTTCTACGGCGGGCGGAGGCAAAGGAGTTGTCATCAGCGATGGCGTGTTCGTGGAGTCTTGATGTCTGTAGCGGGCGCGTTTCGGATTCGGGCGCGGCGCATACTAGAATGGCTTCCCGGAGCAAAGGTTGCGCGGGCGGGGACCGCGGCGGGTCTTGTTTTGATATGAAGAGGTAGTGGTGTGGTGGCCAAGAAAAAGGTTCAGCAGTCGGATGAGGAGATAGCCCTCCGGGCCATCAGTCAGGCGCGGCAGATTGACGGCCGCTTGTTTGTATCGCAGGAAGGGGTCTTTCTTGTGCGGGGCATGCCTGCGTTCGCGCAGCTCTGTGACTGTCTTGCGAGCTGTAGGGAACCGCCGGGGCCGGAGCAGGCGCCTGCCCCTGCCGCGCTGGGCTTCCCGATTTCGGGCACGGTCGCCTTGACGGGCAGCACGGTGGGCACTTGGGCGCGGGCGTTGCAGAAGTGGCGCAGGATTCTCGATGACTATGAGGGTGCGCGGCAGGACGCGGCGGAGCGCAGGCGCAAATACCGGAGCTGGCGCGAAGAGATCGAAGAACTGGCGTCCCGGCTGTCCTGTTTTCAGGACGCGCTGCGCGCTTGGGAAAGGGCGGGCACTCCGGTCAACGCGCCTTACGTGCTTGCGCCTGGTGAGGAAGCTGCGTTGCGCGGCGCGCTTGCCGAGGACTATCGCGCGGCAATACAGGATCCATGGTGGCGGTGGCTCGCCCGGGTGGTGACGTGGACCGGGGGCATGGAGGCGGGGCGGCGTTTCCTGGCTTCTCTTGCGCCGTTTGGCGAGACGGCCGGAGAATACGAAGAGCGCGTGGCCGTGCGGAGGCTGAAGACGGCCCTGGAACATGCCGGGGTGCGGCTGCCCGGCTT
This genomic stretch from Candidatus Hydrogenedentota bacterium harbors:
- the rpoN gene encoding RNA polymerase factor sigma-54 — encoded protein: MIRMEPRLVQTQRQQLVLTQKMQQAIHILQLSGVELEQYVQQELESNPVLELVPKQEAPEPPAPAEPPGEREEFEATFDLDDYRDQWRRKEGTDLSRNADLAARREYYQNSITKGESLSEHLLTQLRMATGDARTIQIGECIIGDINERGYFTGDLAAIAADMQTPVEEVESVLRLVQRFDPAGVGARTVVECLLLQIEVEYPDEEELKTLVLEHIEALERRQIPRIAKAMKLSVERVEELCAMLTRLDPWPGYEYSPMPPQYVTPEVVVEKDENDEYIVYLTDDRTASLRISPDYRKLARDGEMPKETRQYVRDRVESAKWLIRNIEQRQNTILRVAKAIIDVQREFLDKGVEYIKPLTLQEIADKVGIHEATVSRTTRGKYIQTPQGLFELKYFFSPGLRRDSGEEQSSKSIMSLVRKIVDEEDKRKPLSDQKIADMLKEQGLNIARRTVTKYREAMHIPSTTMRKAY